From Mycteria americana isolate JAX WOST 10 ecotype Jacksonville Zoo and Gardens chromosome 4, USCA_MyAme_1.0, whole genome shotgun sequence, one genomic window encodes:
- the LOC142408804 gene encoding N-acetyltransferase 8-like, with product MASYRIRQYQDQDYDAVRTLFAHGILEHAPAGYRHVLRSARAQLGLLVLFVAARAAAGYWVLGLGAVALALVATWLLVRSFSTSYVHQALSTDLRNISASYLRAPDSCFWVAEAGGAVVGMVAVTAPQDPAERGVALELKRMSVSRDYRGRGVSKALCGEVLRFARARGYGAVVLSTSMVQVAAQRLYEGQGFRKVGASSPSLLGSLLCFHIFHYRCDLPGRAAAPPR from the coding sequence ATGGCATCCTACCGCATCCGGCAGTACCAGGACCAGGACTACGACGCCGTGCGGACCCTCTTCGCCCACGGCATCTTGGAGCACGCACCGGCCGGCTACCGCCACGTCCTGCGCTCGGCACGGGcgcagctggggctgctggtcctCTTTGTGGCAGCGCGGGCAGCTGCCGGCTactgggtgctggggctgggggccgtggcGCTGGCGCTGGTGGCCACCTGGCTCCTGGTCCGCTCCTTCAGCACCTCCTACGTGCACCAGGCGCTGAGCACCGACCTCCGCAACATCTCCGCCAGCTACCTGCGGGCGCCCGACTCCTGCTTCTGGGTGGCAGAGGCCGGGGGGGCCGTGGTGGGCATGGTGGCCGTGACAGCGCCGCAAGACCCGGCCGAGAGAGGGGTGGCCCTGGAGCTGAAGCGAATGTCGGTCAGCAGGGACTACCGGGGCCGGGGCGTCTCCAAAGCGCTCTGCGGGGAGGTGCTGCGCTTCGCCCGGGCACGGGGCTACGGGGCGGTGGTCCTCTCCACCTCCATGGTGCAGGTGGCGGCCCAGCGGCTCTACGAGGGCCAGGGCTTCAGGAAGGTGGGCGCCTCCAGCCCCTCGCTGCTCGGCAGCCTCCTCTGCTTCCACATCTTCCACTACCGCTGCGACCTGCCCggccgcgccgcagccccgccaCGCTAG
- the LOC142408803 gene encoding putative N-acetyltransferase camello: protein MGREPSQRQAGAGGGAGAGGGRARSMAEYRIRPYRDEDSEAAREVFATGMSEHAPALCLHVLRQPWVLLALGCTFCLLLASARSLLLPVLALTLLLALARHLLGCAWSTYIDRCLGDDLRDIGAAYAESAGARFWVAEADERVVGTVGVRPADDGAEGELVLKRMSVRKDYRGLGIATALGRTALAFARQRGCRAVVLNTLMVQHEARALYERLGFRRHRRYVLPTAYGHLANCTVTTYRYDLSGTP, encoded by the exons ATGGGGCGCGAGCCCTCTCAGCGTCAggcgggcgctggcggcggcgcgggTGCGGGCGGAGGGCGCG CGCGCAGCATGGCGGAGTACCGGATCCGGCCGTACCGCGACGAGGACTCGGAGGCCGCGCGCGAGGTCTTCGCCACCGGCATGAGCGAGCACGCGCCGGCGCTGTGCCTGCACGTGCTGcggcagccctgggtgctgctggcgctgggctgcaccttctgcctgctgctggccagcgcccgctccctcctgctgcccgtCCTGGCCCTCaccctgctgctggccctggcccGGCACCTCCTGggctgcgcctggagcacctACATCGACCGCTGCCTCGGGGACGACCTGCGGGACATCGGGGCCGCCTACGCCGAGAGCGCCGGCGCCCGGTTCTGGGTGGCGGAGGCGGACGAGCGGGTGGTGGGCACGGTGGGCGTGCGGCCGGCCGACGACGGCGCCGAGGGGGAGCTGGTGTTGAAGAGGATGTCGGTGCGGAAGGACTACCGGGGCCTGGGCATCGCCACGGCGCTGGGCCGTACCGCGCTGGCCTTCGCGCGGCAGCGCGGCTGCCGGGCCGTGGTGCTCAACACGCTGATGGTGCAGCACGAGGCTCGCGCCCTCTACGAGCGCCTGGGCTTCCGCCGGCACCGCCGCTACGTCCTGCCCACCGCCTACGGCCACCTGGCCAACTGCACCGTCACCACCTACCGCTACGACCTGTCCGGCACGCCCTga
- the CPXM1 gene encoding putative carboxypeptidase X1 → MLGLPPAPLLLLLLLLGPPAPLARAAPPGSRPRPRGLAAAPAEPGRPGATGMGTPGGAAGSAPGGTATRPPKGTATGLPKGTATSPPKGTGAAPPRGTAPSPPPTTAGPPKGIATGPPKGTGAAPPRGTAPSPPKGTATSPPKGTGAAPPRGTAPSPPKGTATSPPKGTGTAPPRGTAPSPPPTTAGPPKGTGAAPPKGSGASTSESTPAPPPDGAAPSSPGPPEQGRRAQGGPGAEAPAPRKKLVRVKVVKKKVVKKKPKAPAKDTAAPPQPQCPPLGLESLRVLDSQLRASSDKRYGLGAHRGRLNIQSGLYDGDFYDGGWCAGREDTEQWLEVDARRLTNFTGVITQGLNSIWTYDWVTSYKVQVSNDTHTWQPCRNGTEEAVFPGNKDPETPVLNLLPSPVVARYLRINPQTWFQNGTICLRAEVLGCPLPDPNNIYSWHSQPLPTDKLDFRHHNYKEMRKLMKRVNDECPDITRVYSIGKSYLGLKMYVMEISDNPGQHEVGEPEFRYVAGMHGNEVLGRELLLNLMEYLCREFRLGNPRVVQLVTETRIHLLPSMNPDGYETAYKLGSELSGWAMGRWTYEGIDLNHNFADLNTALWDAEDNDLVPHEFPNHYIPIPEYYTFANATVAPETRAVIDWMQRYPFVLSANLHGGELVVTYPFDMTRTYWKAQELTPTADDGVFRWLATVYATSNLAMASEERRLCHYDDFTRFGNIINGANWHTVPGSMNDFSYLHTNCFEITVELSCDKFPHASELPAEWENNRESLLLYMEQVHRGIKGVVRDGDTEEGIANAIISVDGINHDIRTAFDGDYWRLLNPGDYEVTARAEGYEAATQPCRVSYENVPTPCSFRLARARRQRPRGRRPGGARPPPDLRLRRQRLRRLRAHRRAP, encoded by the exons atgctggggctgccccccgccccgctgctgctgctgctgctgctgctgggccccCCGGCGCCCCTCGCCCGGGCGGcgccccccggcagccgcccccgcccccggggactggcggccgcccccgccgagcccggccgccccggcgccACGGGGATGGGCACCCCCGGGGGCGCCGCGGGGTCTGCCCCGGGAGGCACCGCGACGAGACCCCCCAAAGGCACCGCGACGGGGCTCCCCAAAGGCACCGCGACGAGCCCCCCCAAAGGCACCGGGGCGGCCCCCCCGAGAGGCACGGCACCGAGCCCCCCCCCAACCACGGCGGGACCCCCCAAAGGCATCGCGACGGGGCCCCCCAAAGGCACCGGGGCGGCCCCCCCGAGAGGCACGGCACCGAGCCCCCCCAAAGGCACCGCGACGAGCCCCCCCAAAGGCACCGGGGCGGCCCCCCCGAGAGGCACGGCACCGAGCCCCCCCAAAGGCACCGCGACGAGCCCCCCCAAAGGCACCGGGACGGCCCCCCCGAGAGGCACGGCACCGAGCCCCCCCCCAACCACGGCGGGACCCCCCAAAGGCACCGGGGCGGCCCCCCCGAAGGGCAGCGGGGCGAGCACCTCAGAAagcaccccggccccccccccggacGGCGcggccccctccagccccggcccccccgagcaggggcggcgggcgcagggggggcccggggccgaAG CCCCGGCGCCCAGGAAGAAGCTGGTGCGGGTTAAAGTCGTGAAGAAGAAAGTGGTGAAGAAGAAGCCGAAGGCTCCGGCCAAGGACACGGCCGCTCCGCCGCAGCCTC AGTGTCCCCCCCTGGGGCTGGAGTCCCTGCGGGTGCTGGACTCCCAGCTCCGAGCCTCCAGCGACAAGCGCTACGGCCTGGGCGCCCACCGCGGGCGCCTCAACATCCAG TCGGGGCTCTACGACGGGGACTTCTACGATGGCGGCTGGTGCGCGGGGCGCGAGGACACAGAGCAGTGGCTGGAGGTGGATGCCCGCAGGCTCACCAACTTCACCGGCGTCATCACGCAGGGGCTCAACTCCATCTGGAC GTACGACTGGGTGACGTCCTACAAAGTCCAGGTCAGCAACGACACACACACGTGGCAGCCGTGCCGCAACGGCACCGAGGAGGCG gtcTTTCCTGGGAACAAGGACCCCGAGACGCCGGTGCTCAACCTGCTGCCCTCGCCGGTGGTGGCACGGTACCTCCGCATCAACCCCCAGACCTGGTTCCAGAACGGCACTATCTGCCTGCGGGCAGAGGTCCTGGGCTGCCCGCTGCCAG ACCCGAACAACATCTACTCCTGGCACAGCCAGCCCTTGCCCACCGACAAGCTGGATTTCCGCCATCACAACTACAAGGAGATGAGAAAG TTGATGAAGCGGGTGAATGACGAATGCCCCGACATCACCCGCGTCTACAGCATCGGGAAGAGCTACCTGGGCCTCAAGATGTACGTCATGGAGATCTCCGACAACCCCGGGCAGCACGAAGTGG GCGAGCCGGAGTTCCGCTACGTGGCGGGGATGCACGGCAATGAGGTGCTgggccgggagctgctgctcaACCTGATGGAGTACCTGTGCCGGGAGTTTCGGCTGGGCAACCCCCGCGTGGTGCAGCTGGTCACCGAGACCCGCATCCACCTCCTGCCCTCCATGAACCCCGACGGCTACGAGACAGCCTACAAGCTG GGCTCAGAGCTGTCGGGCTGGGCCATGGGCCGCTGGACCTACGAGGGCATCGACCTCAACCACAACTTTGCCGACCTCAACACGGCGCTGTGGGACGCCGAGGACAACGACCTGGTGCCCCACGAGTTCCCCAACCACTACATCCCCATCCCCGAGTACTACACCTTCGCCAACGCCACG GTGGCCCCCGAGACGCGGGCGGTGATCGACTGGATGCAGCGGTACCCCTTCGTGCTGAGCGCCAACCTGCACGGGGGGGAGCTGGTGGTCACCTACCCCTTCGACATGACCCGCACCTACTGGAAGGCGCAGGAGCTGACCCCCACCGCCGACGACGGGGTCTTCCGCTGGCTGGCCACCGTCTACGCCACCTCCAACCTGGCCATGGCCAGCGAGGAGCGGCGCCTCTGCCACTACGACGACTTCACCCGCTTTGGCAACATCATCAACGGGGCCAACTGGCACACGGTGCCCGGCA GCATGAACGACTTCAGCTACCTGCACACCAACTGCTTCGAGATCACGGTGGAGCTCTCCTGCGACAAGTTCCCGCACGCCTCCGAGCTGCCGGCCGAGTGGGAGAACAACCGGGAGTCCCTGCTGCTCTACATGGAGCAG GTGCACCGCGGGATTAAGGGGGTGGTTCGGGACGGAGACACGGAGGAGGGCATCGCCAACGCCATCATCTCTGTGGACGGCATCAACCACGACATCCGGACGG ccttCGACGGGGACTACTGGCGGCTGCTGAACCCGGGGGACTACGAGGTGACGGCGCGGGCCGAGGGCTACGAGGCGGCCACGCAGCCGTGCCGCGTCTCCTACGAGAACGTGCCCACCCCCTGCAGCTTCCGCCTggcccgggcgcggcggcagcggccgcgggggcggcggcccgggggggcccgcccgccccccgaCCTGCGGCTGCGGCGCCAGCGCCTGCGCCGCCTGCGCGCCCACCGCCGGGCGCCCTga